ATGACAGGAGGGAACCCTTGCGGGCAAAGGCCCCTCCTGCCCAAAAGCGTACTACAGAATCTGATTCAGGAACTGCCGCAGGCGCGGATGGCGGGGGGCAGTGAAAAGCATTTCAGGCTTGCCCATTTCCACAATCTGGCCCTGATCCATAAAGATGAGGCGGTCGGCGACCGTGCGCGCAAAGCCCATTTCGTGGGTTACGCAAACCATTGTCATGCCTTCTTCTGCCAGCTTCACCATAACGTCCAGCACTTCGCCCACCATTTCGGGGTCAAGAGCTGATGTGGGTTCATCAAAGAGCATGATGGAGGGCTGCATGGCCAGGGCGCGCGCAATGGCAACACGCTGCTGCTGCCCACCCGAAAGCATGGCAGGGTACACATTGGCCTTGTCGCTGATGCCGACCTTTTTGAGAAGACCCAGGGCGCGGGCGTCAGCCTCCTCGCGCGAGAGCTTGCGCAGGTGGCGCGGGGCAAGAGTGAGGTTTTCCAGTACCGTCTTGTGCGGGAAAAGATTGAACTGCTGAAAAACCATGCCCAGATTCTGGCGCATCTCGTTGATGTTGTTCTCATCGCTCTGGATATCCTGCCCCTGAACAATGATGCTGCCCTGGTCGATCTGTTCCAGCCTGTTGATGGAACGCAACAGGGTAGACTTGCCGGAGCCGGAAGGGCCGATAATAACCACACGTTCGCCGGGTGCGATATCCAGGCTCACATCCTGCAAGGCAGGCAGCGAACCAAAGTACTTCCAGACGTGATTGATGGAGATAATGGGGGCGGCGCTATTTTCCGTCATAGTAGTTCAGCCTGGATTCCATGATGCTCACAGCCTTGGAGAGCACAAGGGTGATAATGAGATAAATGATTGCCACCATGGTGTAGGTCTCAAAATACAGGTAGGTGGTGCCCACAAAGCTGCGCGCGCGTTGCATGATGTCCGGCACTGCCATGATGGATACAAGCGAGGTATCCTTGAGCATGGCGATGCATTCGTTGCCCACGGGGGGCAGAATGGTGCGCATGGCCTGGGGCAGCACCACAAGGCGCATGGTCTGATAGCGGTTGAAGCCCAGTGAACGCGCGGCTTCTGTCTGGCCCTTGTTGATGGCCGTGATGCCCGCACGGAACACTTCGCCCATGTAGGCGCCGTAGCAAAAACTGATGGCAACCACCGCAGAGGTGACGCCGCTCACCTGCACAAAGCGCGAGAGGGCGTAGTAGATGTAAAAAATCTGCACCAGCAGGGGGATGCCGCGTATCACTTCCACATAGGTGGAAGCGATGAGATTTATGAGGCGGTTGTCTGAAATGCGACCAAGACCTGTGAGCAAGCCAAGCGGCACTGCACAGCAGATGGAAAGCATGGTGATCTTGAATGTGATCAGTATGCCGTCCGGCAGGTAAAGCAGAATGCGCAGGTATGGCTCGGGCCAGAGCGTGCAGAGCGTGAACAGGGTGCCGAGCGCGCCCACAAGGGCGATAGACCATGCGTTTATCAGGCGCCATTCACGCGGGTCGGGGATGGACGCGCCATCCGTGACCATAATGATGTTGCCTTTGCTTCCATCTTTTTTATCGTGCATCGCAGTCCTTCATGACAAGGCGTTTGAGGCTGGCGGCAGGCAACGGCTGGGCCGTGCCGGGATGCCGCGGGTTATAACGGGCTGGCCCTGTGGTGTAAGGCATTGCCCTGGTTTATGCAATGGCTTCCGGACAAAAGTCCGGAAGCCACCAAAATATCACGAAAAAAGGCAAATTACTTGGAAGCGCCCATCCACTTCTGGAGCAACTGGGCTTCCACGCCGGAGGCTTTCACGTCCTTGATGCCCTTGTTCAGCTTTTCCACCAGGTCCTTGCGGCCCTTGCGCACGGTAAAGCCGTAGTATTCCTTTTCTTCTGTCTTGAAGGAAATGTTCAGCTTGCCGGCGGTGTCGGCCTTTTTGTTGACGTAGTAGAGCGCAACCGGATCATCGCAGATAACGGCGTCAAGGCGGCCGCCCAGCATGTCCTGAATGGCAAGGCCCACATCGTCGTATTCCTTGAGGTCAACAGTCACGCCAGCCTTGCGGATAACAAACACGCCGGTGGTGCCGATCTGGCCGCCGACCTTCTTGCCCTTGAGGTCAGCCAGGCTCTTGATGCTCTTGCCAGCGGGCAGCACTACGGCCTGGGCAACTTCATAATAAGGATCAGAGAAGTCAAACTGCTTCTGGCGTTCTTCGGTGATAGTGGTGGCGGCAGCCACGATGTCGTACTGTCCGGTGGCTACGCCGCCGAAAATGCCGTCCCAGGCGATGTTGCGCACATCAACCTCAAAACCGGCGGCCTTGCCAACGGCAGTGATGAAGTCCACATCAAAGCCAATGGGCTGCTTGTTGGCGTCCAGCATTTCCATGGGGGGCCAGGTGCAGTCGGTGGCCACAATGAATTTTTCAGCAGCCATGGCCTGGCCGCACAAAAGGGAAACGGCAACCAGGGCCAGCAACAGACGACGGATCATGTCCACTCCTTAAAATACGGCGGGGCGCCCAGGACAAGCCCGAACGCCCCGCGAAAACGGAACGTTAGTTGGATTTACCAAGCCACTTTTCAGCAATTTTGCGGTCTTCGCCAGAAGCCTTCACAGCGGCAATGCCCTTGTTCAGCTTTTCCACCAGGTCTTTGCGGCCCTTGCGGACGGTGAAGCCATAGTATTCCTTTTCGTCGGCCTTGAACGAAATGTTCAGCTTGCCGGCGGTGTCAGGCTTTTTGTTCACATAGTACATGGCAACCGGATCATCGCAGATAACGGCGTCAAGACGGCCGCCCACGAGATCCTGAATGGCCAGGCCCACATCGTCATATTCCTTGATATCCGCGTTGACATTGGCCTTGCGCATAACAAAGATGCCGGTGGTGCCGATCTGGCCGCCGACCTTCTTGCCCTTGAGGTCGGCCAGGGTCTTGATGCTCTTGCCAGCGGGCAGCACCACGGCCTGAACTACTTCATAGTAAGGAGCGGAGAAGTCAAACTGCTTTTCACGCTCGGGGGTAATGGTCACCGAGGAAGCCACGATGTCGTACTGTCCGGTGGCCACACCGCCAAAAATGCCGTCCCACGCGATGTTGCGCACTTCAACCTCAAAGCCTGCGGCTTTGCCCATGGCGCGGAGGTAGTCAGTGGAGAAGCCTTCAGGCTGCTTGTTGGCGTCCAGCATTTCCATGGGGGGCCATGTGCAGTCGCTGGCCACAATGAATTTTTCGGCGGCAGCCGCCGGCCCGCAGAGCAGGGCAAGGGTAATCAGGGCAAGAATAACACGGCGAAACATAGGACCTCCTAACCAGGTTTCATGATTCAGGCCCGCCGCTGTATGCGTCATGGGGGACGCCTGCGCCGTAATCATGTGGCCGTAATCACTGAAAACGGCTACAGGCTGCGGCGGTCCGTGGTTCGCCGGTAAGCGCGGGGTGCACCAGTAGAGCGGGCTACCAACCAGAAAAGAGCGTCTCACTTTTTAGCGTTGGCGGCTCCCGGCGTCAAGCGCTTCGGGCCGTTGGGGCGACAGTTTGCGGGTATTTACCACGCATTTCCGGGGGCTGGGCCTTCGTCTTCGTCGTCAGGGTTTTTTTCGGGGGCGGAAGGCGCTGCGTGCGCGGTGCGGGCAATGGGGGGTGTGGGCACTACAGCAATGGGCTGGTCGTCCACTTCATCGGCGCGCTCGTCGCGCAGGGCCTGCTGCAAAAACCAGTCTTCGCGGATGCGCCAGGATGCCGCAGCCGTGTACGCGGGTGAAGAATAGCCCACAGAAAGCACCAAGGTGCGGCGGGCATGTTCCTGCAAGCGGATGAGCAGGGGGGTAAAGTCCGCATCGCCGGAAAGAATGATGAATTCGTCAAAGTGGGTGGAGTGGGAGAGGTCGTCCATGCAGTCCATCACCAGATGGATATCGGTGCTGGTCTTGCCGCGGGTGGTCAGCGGCGGGCAGTCCACCACCTGAAATGCGCTGCGGATGAAGGGGTTACGGTATTCCTGATAGCGTTGGGGGTTCAGGTAGCACATGCGCTTGAGGATGCGGCGGCGCACGCCTTCGCCGTAAAGAATGCGCAGCGCATGGTTTTCAATCCAGCGCACCCACCGGTATGGAACAGAGCCAAAGGCCCTGGCCGCCTCGGGGTCAATTTCAAGAAAGCGGGTGTAAATATTGTCGAAGTCAACGTAAAGTGCACTGAATACTTCGTCAAAACCGGTAAATCTGGCCATATTATACCTCAATGGTGAAATAATTTATCGCAAAAGTATATTTTGCCTGTTTCCCTAATGCAAGGACTTTACTGCTACTTGAATTTATGCCCGCCAACGGATACATCTTGCGCCATAATCTGTATCCAAACAAAGGGCGCATGAGCTGTGCTGAATATATTTAATGAAGCAAAAAAACGGGGTTTGCACGTACGGGAGCGCCTGCTTTGCGCACTGCGCAATCCGTCTGATGTGCAGTGGAGCCGTTGCCTTTTCTGGTCGTTCTGGATTTCGCTGGCCTCCTTTCCCATAGGGTACGGCGCGCGTGAGGTCTTGCCAGTCATCTGCTTTATTTTTCTGTTGCTCTTTTATCGCTACAACTGGACAGAAAGCGTTTTGCACAGGCTTGATGCGCGCCCGCTTTTTTATTGCCTGTGGGGCATGATCGGCATTGGCGTGTTTTTTTCAGAGAACATATGGACTTCGCTTCTTCACGCGGGCACAGGCATTAACAAGGGTTTTATTCTGCCGTTCATCGGCATGGAATGCGTGCGGAGCGAAAAAGACCTGCGCCGCCTTGTGTGGGCCTGCGTGCTGGCCTGCTTCTGGGAAGGGCTGGATGGCCTGCATCAGGCGCTGACCGGCACGGATTTCATCATGGGCTACGCCCTTAATGCGGGCAGGCTCACGGGGAGCCTCGGCGATTATACTGTGGGCAACTACATAGCCCTGGCGCTCATTCCTGCCTTTTCCCTCTGGTTTATCCTGCGCCGTGCCCTCTCGCCTGCGGCTTCGGCCCTGCTGTGGTTTGCAACGCTCTGGCCCGCGTTTTTTTTGCTGATTGGCGCAAGCAGCCGTAGCGGCGCGCTGGCCGTGGCTGTTTCCTTTGGTTTGTGGGTTCTGCTGCGCGGAGGCCGTGGACGCTTCAAACTGGCCGTGGGCTCGCTGGGCATTCTGCTGGCTGTGCTCGTGCTACAGGGGCGGGCCGGGCTGGGTGCGGTGGAGAGCGATGGCCGCTGGAGCCTGTGGCATCTGGCATGGCAGGTGTTTTGCGAGCATCCCTGGCTGGGAGCCGGTGCGGGCCGTTATAATGAGGCCTTCCGCGCGCTCGGCCTTACGCCTGAAAAAGACGTTATCACCATCAGCCATCCGCACAACCTTTATCTGGATATGCTGTACGCGCATGGTATTGTTGGCTTTGTGCTGGGCATGATTTTTCTGCTGGGCTTCATATGGTGGGGCTACAAGCGTATACGCCCGCGCCTGCTGGCAGAGCTTGAAAGCAAAAGCCCCAGCAACTACTGGCGTATGACCGCCTGGTTCTGGATCGGTTTTGGCGGCTGGCTGGTCAACGGCATCTTTGGGCATGATTTTTACCGCATCTGGTGGCTGGGGCTTGCCATGAGCCACCTTGGGGTCATGATCGGGGCTGTGGTCAACGGGCAGGATGCCGCACCCGAAGACCTGGCCGAGCAGGCGCGTCAGGATGAAGCCGCAGCGGTGAGCAAAACATTTTTTTAAACAACCGCATACGAGCAAAAGATAATGCGGTTACGCGCACAGGATGCGCGTAACCGCAAAACTTTTTTACAATCCTTGTGGGGAAGCCTTACTGATCGGTAAAGTCTTCCGCGCTGGTCTGCTGCCCGCCATGAGAGCGCAGCATTTCGAGCGCCTGCTCCTTGGTGAGCACGCGGCCCACGCACCGGGCGTGCTGGCGCTTGTTTTCAGGACAATAGCCCATCTGCACGCAGCTTGGGCCTGCACCGGCAAAGAGGTCGGGCGCGGCCTTGCGGCAAAGGCGCAGCATCTGCCACGCCAGATGCCGTATTTCGTGCTGGGCATTGCGGCAGCAGCGGATGGCAAACCAGTCGAGCAGGGCGTGGGCATTCATGCCGATGATGGCCTTGAATTCCGTGGCCTGAGGCTTCAGGTAGCGCAAATCTTCTTCTGGCAGGCCCGCGTCAAGGCCAGCATCATACCACTGCCGTGAAATGTCAGCCAGATCGTGCCCGCTGAGGGTTGCCGTGTGCCCGTCGGGCAGGGTCACCTGCGCGGAAAATTCGGCCACGCTGCGCGGATACACCACGGAATAACGGCGTTTGCCGCCCAGTTCCGCCCGTCCGGATTTTATGAGGTACGAGGCCAGCCGCTTGCGCACAAGCTGGGTTTCGGTAACGCGCGAATAACCCTCAACGCCAAAGAGAAAAAAGTCGAATTCAAGCGCGGCCCGGTGGCCGGAATCGAGAATATTCTGCACGATCTGGCGCGAGTAGGGCGAGGCCACAATTTCTTCCAGATCGCGCTCGCTGCGCACAAATCGGGCGGCGATATCCGTGTAGATTTTTCCGCCGCCTGCCAGCAGCACAACCTTGCCGTTGCCAGTGTATTTTTCGTCAAGCATGGATCTCCGCCTCACATCTAGAGCATTTGACACTTGAAATGCCCGCTTACGGCAGGCAAAGCCTGCCTGCGTTCATTTCGTGGCAAGGATTTTCAGGAAAATCCTTGCAGAGCAGTTAACGCATTTCATGGGTTAGCTGCTCTCAGGTCTGTAAACAGAGGCAGACTATAGGGCAAAGCACCTCTGCGGGCAAGGTTGCGGGCCGCGCCGCGCAAAGCGCGGATAAACCGAAAAAGGCCCGCCCTGAGCGGGTATTTGGGGCGGCATCTTGACATGGCGCGGGCAACACGCCAGAGTGACGGAGTTTTTTGAGATGCCGCCGCCGGATGCCCTTTCATAGGCTGAAACCAGCGCAGGCCGCAGATATTTGCAGAAACCCAGCATGAAGAAGGAGATCGCATGAGCCAGCATTCCGCCCCTTACGGCATTCCTGACAGCAAGGGCTTTTTTGGGGCCTATGGCGGGCAGTTCGTACCCGAGCCTCTCAAGGCACGTCTGGACGAAGTGGCTGAAGCCATGAAGGCCGCCGAGGCGGATCGGTCCTTCCAGAAAGAGCTGGATTATCTTTGCTCCCACTACACGGGGCGGCCCAATCCGGTATTCCACTGCGCCAACCTGAGCCGTCACCTTGGCGGCGCGCAGATATGGCTCAAGCGCGAAGACCTCAACCATCTGGGCGCGCACAAGATCAACAATACTCTTGGGCAGTGCCTGCTGGCAAAGCGCATGGGCAAAAAGCGCGTTATTGCGGAAACCGGCGCAGGCCAGCACGGTGTCGCCACAGCGGCCACAGCGGCCCTGATGGGGCTGGAATGCACCATCTGCATGGGTGAAGTGGATATTGAACGCCAGCACCTCAATGTCATCCGCATGGAGATGCTCGGCTCGCGCGTGGTGGCTGCCAAGAGTGGTCAGCGCACCCTCAAGGAAGCCGTGGACGAAGCTCTGGGCATGTGGATTGAAGATCCGGAAATGTTCTATGTGCTCGGCTCTGCCGTTGGCCCCCATCCATACCCCTATATGGTGCGCGTTTTTCAGTCCGTGGTGGGGCGCGAGGCCCGAGCCCAGATGCTGGCCGAAACTGGCCGCCTGCCCGATGCCTGCCTTGGTTGCGTGGGCGGCGGTTCCAACGCCATTGGCCTGTTCGCGGGCTTTCTTGACGATGCGGACGTGCGCCTTTTGGGCGTGGAACCTGGCGGTCGCGGCAACAGCTACGGCGAACATGCCGCATCCCTCTGCCTGGGCGAACCCGGCGTCATGCACGGTTTCAACTCCTACATGATTAAGGATCCTGCGGGCGAGGCGGGCGAAGTGTATTCCATCTCTGCCGGGCTTGATTATCCCTCTGTGGGGCCGGAGCATGCCCTGCTCAAGGATATGGGCCGCGCCGAATACGTCAGCGTGACGGACAGGGAAGCCCTGGACGCATTTTTTGCCCTTTCGCGGCATGAAGGCATCATCCCGGCGCTGGAATCTTCCCACGCGCTGGCCCATGCCATGAAGATGGCCCCCGCCATGCCTGTGGACGGTATCTTGCTGGTGAACCTCTCTGGCCGTGGCGACAAGGACGTGGCCCAGGTGGCCGAAATGATGCAGAAGGGTCTGATTTAGGGCAATTCTTTAAATTGCTCTGGCGGCTGCGCGAGCAAGCGCCCGCCAGTTTTTCAGGAGGAGCGCGGGGGATGGAAGCCTTTTGGCTTTTTCCCCCGCACTTGCTTTTTTTCTTTAACTCACCATTCTTTTGTCATGCAGAAGCCCGAATCATCCAGCATTCCCCTTACTCCCGGCGTTTACCTATACAAGGACGCCAAGGGCCGCATTATCTATGTGGGCAAGGCGCGCGTGCTGCGCCGCCGGGTGCTCTCCTATTTTCGGCCAGAAGGCCTGCCCGCCAAAACGCGGGCCATGCTTTCGCATGCCGAGAGCATCGAGTACCTGACCACGACCACGGAAAAAGAGGCCCTGCTGCTGGAAGCCAGTTGCATCAAAAAGCACAGGCCGCACTACAACATCGTGCTGCGCGACGACAAGCAGTACGTGCTTTTTCGCATCAATCCCAAGCATCCCTTTCCCCGGCTGGAAATCGTGCGGCAGGCGCGGCGGGACGGCGCGCGCTATTTCGGCCCGTTCACGTCTGCTCTGGCGGCGCGCGAAACGTGGAAGCTCATCCACCGCGCCTTTGCCCTGCGGCGCTGCACCGACAAGGCCATGAAAAACCGTGTGCGCCCCTGCCTGTATCATTTTATGGGGCAATGCCCGGCGCCCTGCATGGGCATGGTGACATCGCAGGAATACAACGAAAACGTGCGCAAGGTGACGGATCTGCTCCAGGGGCGCTCTGCCGAGCTGCTTGGCGGGCTGCGCGCCGCCATGGAACAGGCCGCCGAAGAACTGGAATTTGAAAGGGCCGCCAGCCTGCGCGACCAGATCCGCGCTGTGGAAAGCACGGTTGAACGGCAGGCCGCCGTGCTGCCCGGCGGCGGCGACATGGACGTGGTGGGCCTGTTTTCTGCGGACAAGGGGCTGGCGCTGGGGCTTATCTTTGTGCGCAACGGGGCCGTGACGGACGGACGGGCTTTTTACTGGTCGGGCCTGACTTTTGAAGACGCGCCGGAGCTTTTGTGGTCGTTCATGGGGCAGTATTACAGCCAGGCCACGCCGCCCCCGCGCATCCTGCTGCCATGGATCCCCGCCGATCAGGAAGAGGAGCAGGGGGAAGAGGGCGAGAAGGCGGCAGCCGAAACCGGGCAGGCAGCCGAAAGCGGCGCATCAACCCGCGAGACTCTGGAGCAGACTCTTGCCGATCGCCGGGGCGGAGCCGTGCGCATTGTGCCGCCGCAAAATGCGGGCGACAACCAGCTCATAGACCTTGCGCAGTCCAACGCGCGGGAGGAAGCCCGCCGTCAGGAACAGAAAACTGATCAGAATATTCTGGAGCGTCTGGCAAAAGCTTTGCACCTGCCCGGCCCGCCCATGCGCATTGAATGCGTGGACGTGTCCCACACCGGCGGGCAACAGACCCGCGTGGGCATGGTTGTTTTTGAGGACGGCAAGCCCGAACGTTCGCAGTACCGGGCCTATGCCATGCCCGACAGCGGGGATGACTACGCCACCCTGTATGCCTGGGTGGCGCGCAGGCTTGAGAGCGGCCCGCCGTGGCCGGATTTGCTGCTCATAGACGGCGGGCGCGGGCAGCTCGGCTCCGTGCAGCGCGCCCTGCGCGAGGCAGGGCAGGAAGACCTTTTCGCCCTTGCGGCCATTGCCAAGGCCAGGGATGAAGAGGGGCATGCCGACCGTCGCGCTGGCAATGTGGCTGACAGAATTTTTGTGCCCAACCGCGCAAATCCGCTGCCCCTGCGCGAGGGCGGCCCGGAACTGCTGTTTTTGCAGAACGTGCGCGACAACACCCACCGTTTTGCCATTGGCCGACACCGCAGGGCGCGGCAGGGAGCAGCACTGTCTGGCGAGCTGATGCGCTTGCCGGGTATAGGCCCTGCCACGGCGCGTTTGTTGTGGGACAACTTTGGCAGCGTTGAGGCCATGCGGGCCGCAGGGGTGGAGGATTTGTGCAAGATTCCCGGCATCGGCCCCGCCAAGGCCGCTCTGCTGCGCGAAAAGCTGCGCGGTCTGGACTGATTGCCGCCGTGCGTCACTGACGACTGCTCACAAAAAAAGCCCCGAAAGGGGCTTTTTGCATATATGAGCGCGCTGCGGCGAGGGGCCTTATTTGCCCCAGAGCAGCATCAGGGGGTGCGCAGGCTGGAGTTCTTCAATGGGGATTTCCACCTTCTGCGCGCCAGCCATGCCGGGGGCCACCTGATAGGGCTGAAAGTTTATGCGTATGCCCGAGGGCGTCAGGGTCAGGCTGGCGAAGTTTTCCGGCACGGGATTAAGGCCTGTGCGCAGGTACTGCTCCTGACGCATGCCGCCGAGGCGCTGGAAAAGTTCCCTGCGCGACCATGCGGACATGATGGCAAGGGCCGCGTCCGGATCTTCAAAAATATCCACCAGCCCAAGGCGCTGGCCTGTCAGCAGGCTGTAGTTCAGGGTCATGATGTCCAGATTGCCCTGTGCGCCGCCCGTGTAGGTCCAGACTTCAAAGGTGATGCTCAGCGCCTTGTCTGAAGGATGGCTTAGAGAGTAGGAACACCACAGTTCGGGAACCGGGCGGTTTTCATCCGGGTACAGACCGGGCGAATTGAAGGTTTCTTCAAAGGCGTTGGCAATGCCCGTGGCCCATTCGCGGATATTGGCGTCCACTGCGCGAATACCCAGCGAGGGATAGCTGAGATTGATATCCGGCTTGTCTTCCCGGTTGGTGCGCACGATCTGGTGTTCAATGATGCCAGGGCGGCGAGAACCGGAAATAATGGCTGCCGCAGTCTTTTCGTCGGCTTTTTCCACGGCTTCCGGCGCTGGCGCGACATCTGCCGAGGCAGGGGGGGCTTTGTCCGCATTGGTCTGGTGCTGAGGGGGCTGGCCTGCGCCCGCATTGGGGTCGGCAGCGGCCAGCGAAGTGGGAGGCGCGCCCGCGGAATCCTTGCGGGCCGGTATTACTTTCATGCCCTGAGCTGGAGTTTCAGCTTTAAGTGATCCCGCTGCCTGCACTTCGGGCAGACGGGCGGCAAGGGCGGCTTGCGCGCATGCCAGCAGCGGCAAAAGCAGAAGCAGAAAAAAGACTAAGCGGGGCATATTCATCCATTGTAGCGGCCAGAAAAGTCTGGCCGACGGGGTTTTGCGGCAAAGCCCGCATGTGCTGGCAGAGGAACACATGCGGGCGGTAAATACAATAGCTTTAAACCTTGAATCCTTCACGCAGGCGCAGAAGGCCGCGCCAGTTTCTGAGCAGCAGCACTGCCGCCAGCACCAGATACACCTGCGCAAAGAAATAGTGCAGGCGTAAAGGATCGTGCGCAAGCCCCAGCAGGGCTTCAACCTGGGTGTCATAGAGCGGCGAGAGCAACTGGGCTGCAAACAGGATGAAAAGCCACAGGGCCTCGCGTACATGCAGGCGCAGATCCACCAGCAGGGCCACGGCAAAAAGGGACTGCCCGGCGGTCAGTAGTATTTCCTGAAACTGGTGAGTGTCAAGGTTTATGGAAGGCGAAAGCGAGCCGGATGACGCGGCGTAGACGCCGGGGATCATGCCCACAAGCAGGGTCCACTGGTTGAGCTTGGACGAAAGCAGGCTGCCCAGGGCCAGCGAAGCATTGCCCCGTGCGGCAAACATGAGGGCAATGATGAATTCGGGCGACTCCGAGGCAAGAGGCGCAAGCCACTGCACCAGCAAAAATTCGTTGATGCCCAGCAGTTTTCCGCTGGCAACCAGGCTTTCGCTGAAGGGTTCGGCATTGCACAGAATGACCAGCGCCGAAAAAAGGAAAATAAGAATAACGCTGCGCAGGCGTACCTTTTTGGCAAAGTGGGCCAGCAGGGCTGCGGGGCCTTCGGGTTCTTCCTCTTCCACGGGTCTGCGGGCGATAATGCAGATGTACCAGATGTAGATGCCCAGCAGCACTACGCCGTCAACCCAGGTCAGCGAACCCTTGAGCGGAATAAACAGGGCGTAAATGGTTGCCAGCCCGAGAAAGAGCACGTCTGTGCGTTTGTCGTCCGGCAGGGAAACTCCCGTATGAAACCGTCTGGCAAAAACAAGCACAATGGACGACCAGCCCACGCCGATGAGCAGCCTGTTGGCCCCGGTCATGTTGGCAATGGCGTAGTGGGAGTAGGCGCTCTCGGGGTGCTGGCCCGCCATCCAGGTAAAGTACATGTCCACGGCGTATTCGGGCAGCACGGCGATAAAAGCCACAACAGCCACGGCT
This region of Desulfovibrio desulfuricans genomic DNA includes:
- a CDS encoding amino acid ABC transporter ATP-binding protein, which translates into the protein MTENSAAPIISINHVWKYFGSLPALQDVSLDIAPGERVVIIGPSGSGKSTLLRSINRLEQIDQGSIIVQGQDIQSDENNINEMRQNLGMVFQQFNLFPHKTVLENLTLAPRHLRKLSREEADARALGLLKKVGISDKANVYPAMLSGGQQQRVAIARALAMQPSIMLFDEPTSALDPEMVGEVLDVMVKLAEEGMTMVCVTHEMGFARTVADRLIFMDQGQIVEMGKPEMLFTAPRHPRLRQFLNQIL
- a CDS encoding amino acid ABC transporter permease yields the protein MHDKKDGSKGNIIMVTDGASIPDPREWRLINAWSIALVGALGTLFTLCTLWPEPYLRILLYLPDGILITFKITMLSICCAVPLGLLTGLGRISDNRLINLIASTYVEVIRGIPLLVQIFYIYYALSRFVQVSGVTSAVVAISFCYGAYMGEVFRAGITAINKGQTEAARSLGFNRYQTMRLVVLPQAMRTILPPVGNECIAMLKDTSLVSIMAVPDIMQRARSFVGTTYLYFETYTMVAIIYLIITLVLSKAVSIMESRLNYYDGK
- a CDS encoding basic amino acid ABC transporter substrate-binding protein, whose protein sequence is MIRRLLLALVAVSLLCGQAMAAEKFIVATDCTWPPMEMLDANKQPIGFDVDFITAVGKAAGFEVDVRNIAWDGIFGGVATGQYDIVAAATTITEERQKQFDFSDPYYEVAQAVVLPAGKSIKSLADLKGKKVGGQIGTTGVFVIRKAGVTVDLKEYDDVGLAIQDMLGGRLDAVICDDPVALYYVNKKADTAGKLNISFKTEEKEYYGFTVRKGRKDLVEKLNKGIKDVKASGVEAQLLQKWMGASK
- a CDS encoding basic amino acid ABC transporter substrate-binding protein; this translates as MFRRVILALITLALLCGPAAAAEKFIVASDCTWPPMEMLDANKQPEGFSTDYLRAMGKAAGFEVEVRNIAWDGIFGGVATGQYDIVASSVTITPEREKQFDFSAPYYEVVQAVVLPAGKSIKTLADLKGKKVGGQIGTTGIFVMRKANVNADIKEYDDVGLAIQDLVGGRLDAVICDDPVAMYYVNKKPDTAGKLNISFKADEKEYYGFTVRKGRKDLVEKLNKGIAAVKASGEDRKIAEKWLGKSN
- a CDS encoding NYN domain-containing protein codes for the protein MARFTGFDEVFSALYVDFDNIYTRFLEIDPEAARAFGSVPYRWVRWIENHALRILYGEGVRRRILKRMCYLNPQRYQEYRNPFIRSAFQVVDCPPLTTRGKTSTDIHLVMDCMDDLSHSTHFDEFIILSGDADFTPLLIRLQEHARRTLVLSVGYSSPAYTAAASWRIREDWFLQQALRDERADEVDDQPIAVVPTPPIARTAHAAPSAPEKNPDDEDEGPAPGNAW
- a CDS encoding O-antigen ligase family protein, with the protein product MHVRERLLCALRNPSDVQWSRCLFWSFWISLASFPIGYGAREVLPVICFIFLLLFYRYNWTESVLHRLDARPLFYCLWGMIGIGVFFSENIWTSLLHAGTGINKGFILPFIGMECVRSEKDLRRLVWACVLACFWEGLDGLHQALTGTDFIMGYALNAGRLTGSLGDYTVGNYIALALIPAFSLWFILRRALSPAASALLWFATLWPAFFLLIGASSRSGALAVAVSFGLWVLLRGGRGRFKLAVGSLGILLAVLVLQGRAGLGAVESDGRWSLWHLAWQVFCEHPWLGAGAGRYNEAFRALGLTPEKDVITISHPHNLYLDMLYAHGIVGFVLGMIFLLGFIWWGYKRIRPRLLAELESKSPSNYWRMTAWFWIGFGGWLVNGIFGHDFYRIWWLGLAMSHLGVMIGAVVNGQDAAPEDLAEQARQDEAAAVSKTFF
- the thyX gene encoding FAD-dependent thymidylate synthase; this encodes MLDEKYTGNGKVVLLAGGGKIYTDIAARFVRSERDLEEIVASPYSRQIVQNILDSGHRAALEFDFFLFGVEGYSRVTETQLVRKRLASYLIKSGRAELGGKRRYSVVYPRSVAEFSAQVTLPDGHTATLSGHDLADISRQWYDAGLDAGLPEEDLRYLKPQATEFKAIIGMNAHALLDWFAIRCCRNAQHEIRHLAWQMLRLCRKAAPDLFAGAGPSCVQMGYCPENKRQHARCVGRVLTKEQALEMLRSHGGQQTSAEDFTDQ
- the trpB gene encoding tryptophan synthase subunit beta encodes the protein MSQHSAPYGIPDSKGFFGAYGGQFVPEPLKARLDEVAEAMKAAEADRSFQKELDYLCSHYTGRPNPVFHCANLSRHLGGAQIWLKREDLNHLGAHKINNTLGQCLLAKRMGKKRVIAETGAGQHGVATAATAALMGLECTICMGEVDIERQHLNVIRMEMLGSRVVAAKSGQRTLKEAVDEALGMWIEDPEMFYVLGSAVGPHPYPYMVRVFQSVVGREARAQMLAETGRLPDACLGCVGGGSNAIGLFAGFLDDADVRLLGVEPGGRGNSYGEHAASLCLGEPGVMHGFNSYMIKDPAGEAGEVYSISAGLDYPSVGPEHALLKDMGRAEYVSVTDREALDAFFALSRHEGIIPALESSHALAHAMKMAPAMPVDGILLVNLSGRGDKDVAQVAEMMQKGLI
- the uvrC gene encoding excinuclease ABC subunit UvrC, whose translation is MQKPESSSIPLTPGVYLYKDAKGRIIYVGKARVLRRRVLSYFRPEGLPAKTRAMLSHAESIEYLTTTTEKEALLLEASCIKKHRPHYNIVLRDDKQYVLFRINPKHPFPRLEIVRQARRDGARYFGPFTSALAARETWKLIHRAFALRRCTDKAMKNRVRPCLYHFMGQCPAPCMGMVTSQEYNENVRKVTDLLQGRSAELLGGLRAAMEQAAEELEFERAASLRDQIRAVESTVERQAAVLPGGGDMDVVGLFSADKGLALGLIFVRNGAVTDGRAFYWSGLTFEDAPELLWSFMGQYYSQATPPPRILLPWIPADQEEEQGEEGEKAAAETGQAAESGASTRETLEQTLADRRGGAVRIVPPQNAGDNQLIDLAQSNAREEARRQEQKTDQNILERLAKALHLPGPPMRIECVDVSHTGGQQTRVGMVVFEDGKPERSQYRAYAMPDSGDDYATLYAWVARRLESGPPWPDLLLIDGGRGQLGSVQRALREAGQEDLFALAAIAKARDEEGHADRRAGNVADRIFVPNRANPLPLREGGPELLFLQNVRDNTHRFAIGRHRRARQGAALSGELMRLPGIGPATARLLWDNFGSVEAMRAAGVEDLCKIPGIGPAKAALLREKLRGLD